A DNA window from Microcystis aeruginosa NIES-843 contains the following coding sequences:
- a CDS encoding glycosyltransferase family 39 protein — translation MLMELKAGFLKIPNWLKALVLISLILGIFLRFYNLDGKLYSNDEAFSTTYIYGQNIANIIDVKIVSASELQNYQRYNTDEGIFDSFKRLLERPYVFPPLYAFMVQIWSRFWSLFLTEPAIITRSCSAFISLFSLPFMYWLCWELFQSASIAWLGTAIFAISPLQLQYSQIVRTYSLITAFTLLSSATLLHSLRVPKKINWLLYTFTVAFGLYSNILFAFVIISHALYIIIDSRGRITKNVKNYILSSLLGISLFMPWFYLFLTKPGLFGYSVEQPAEQNIPITGLIKDWMRGVLRIFIDLNDGWIKDTDSFLLLQRTSWIFLLVFLLTSVVFLIFNAGKNKNWMILALLIGGGGILMIKDAISGTGFSVRLRYMLPYAIGWQLAATALIAYLFYSRLSWQRQLSKIIISSLLLLGLLSSWIIASSPSWWAFGAPDYPAIAQKLNKLEKPVVLYDDFADALTMSYLVNHNVYSHLTKRAEFHLETNPNQPNDIYRGYTDIIIFRPSSTLVEKLQSTENFVLEPLFKSQENYPSKPNAWKVIKR, via the coding sequence ATGTTAATGGAACTTAAAGCTGGATTCTTGAAAATTCCCAATTGGTTAAAAGCTTTAGTATTAATCAGTTTAATTTTGGGGATTTTCCTGAGATTTTATAATTTAGATGGCAAATTATATTCTAATGATGAAGCTTTTAGTACAACCTATATCTACGGGCAAAATATAGCGAACATTATCGATGTTAAAATTGTCTCTGCCTCGGAATTACAAAACTATCAAAGATATAACACAGATGAAGGTATTTTCGATAGTTTTAAGCGCCTGCTTGAGCGACCTTACGTCTTTCCGCCTTTATATGCTTTCATGGTGCAAATTTGGTCAAGATTCTGGAGCTTATTCCTTACCGAGCCTGCGATAATCACTCGAAGTTGTTCAGCTTTTATTAGTTTGTTTTCTCTCCCTTTTATGTATTGGCTATGTTGGGAATTATTTCAATCAGCATCTATCGCTTGGTTAGGGACGGCAATTTTCGCAATTTCTCCATTACAACTCCAATATTCCCAGATCGTCAGAACTTATAGTCTAATTACAGCCTTTACTCTATTATCTAGTGCAACTTTACTTCACAGCTTACGAGTTCCCAAAAAAATTAATTGGTTGCTCTATACATTTACCGTTGCTTTCGGGTTATATTCTAATATTCTTTTCGCTTTTGTAATAATTAGTCATGCTCTTTATATAATTATTGATTCCAGAGGCAGAATTACTAAGAATGTTAAGAACTATATTCTATCATCGCTGTTAGGAATTTCACTTTTTATGCCCTGGTTCTATCTGTTTCTAACCAAGCCAGGGTTATTCGGATATTCTGTGGAACAACCGGCTGAACAAAATATCCCAATCACTGGGTTAATTAAAGATTGGATGAGAGGGGTGCTTCGTATTTTTATCGATCTAAATGATGGCTGGATTAAGGATACTGACTCTTTTCTCTTATTACAAAGAACTTCTTGGATTTTTCTTCTAGTTTTTCTTTTGACATCTGTAGTATTTTTAATTTTTAATGCTGGCAAAAATAAAAACTGGATGATTCTCGCTTTGCTAATTGGTGGGGGAGGGATTTTGATGATAAAAGACGCTATCTCGGGAACAGGGTTTTCTGTTCGATTACGTTATATGTTGCCCTACGCTATCGGTTGGCAATTAGCAGCAACTGCTTTGATAGCTTATCTTTTTTATTCTCGTTTAAGCTGGCAAAGACAACTGAGTAAAATCATCATTTCTAGCCTTTTACTATTGGGATTGCTATCATCTTGGATCATAGCTAGTTCTCCTTCTTGGTGGGCATTTGGAGCACCTGATTACCCAGCAATAGCTCAAAAATTGAACAAATTAGAGAAACCTGTAGTTCTATATGATGATTTTGCTGATGCCTTAACCATGAGTTATTTAGTTAACCATAATGTCTATTCTCATCTGACTAAAAGAGCAGAATTTCATCTCGAAACTAATCCCAATCAACCTAATGATATTTACCGAGGATATACTGATATTATCATTTTTCGTCCATCATCAACTCTTGTGGAAAAGTTACAATCAACAGAAAATTTTGTCTTAGAACCACTTTTTAAATCCCAAGAAAACTATCCTAGTAAACCCAACGCATGGAAAGTCATCAAACGCTAA
- a CDS encoding GDP-mannose 4,6-dehydratase encodes MSKKALICGISGQDGAYLAELLLKAGYTVCGTSRDAQMSSFSNLKRLGIKEQVKLESMALNDFRSVLQVLIKIQPDEVYNLAGQSSVGLSFEQPVETLESIATGTLNLLEAIRFTGAKIKLYNAGSSECFGDIGDNSADENTPFRPRSPYAVAKSAAFWEVANYREAYGIFACSGILFNHESPLRPERFVTQKIIAAVARIAQGSPDTLHLGNMDIQRDWGWAPEYVEAMYLMLQQEQPDDYVIATGESSKLEDFVATAFATVGLNWQDHVVSDQSLLRPTDLAISRGNPNKAKEKLGWQAQYKMTDIVRMMVEKNQ; translated from the coding sequence ATGAGTAAAAAAGCGTTAATTTGTGGTATATCGGGGCAGGATGGAGCCTACCTAGCCGAATTACTGTTAAAAGCCGGCTATACAGTTTGTGGCACCTCCCGGGATGCCCAAATGTCCTCTTTTAGTAACCTGAAACGTTTGGGAATCAAGGAACAGGTAAAACTAGAATCGATGGCACTGAACGACTTTCGCAGTGTCCTACAAGTCTTAATTAAAATTCAGCCCGATGAGGTCTATAATTTGGCTGGACAAAGTTCTGTGGGTTTATCCTTCGAGCAGCCGGTGGAAACCTTAGAAAGTATTGCCACGGGAACCTTAAATCTCTTAGAAGCAATTCGATTTACCGGAGCAAAAATTAAATTATATAATGCAGGATCGAGTGAATGTTTCGGGGATATCGGCGATAATTCTGCCGACGAAAATACCCCTTTTCGTCCTCGCAGTCCCTACGCTGTGGCCAAATCGGCGGCTTTTTGGGAAGTGGCTAATTATCGAGAAGCCTACGGAATTTTTGCCTGTTCAGGCATACTTTTCAATCATGAATCTCCCCTGCGTCCCGAGCGCTTTGTTACCCAAAAAATTATTGCTGCCGTGGCTAGAATTGCCCAAGGAAGTCCCGATACTTTACACTTAGGAAATATGGATATTCAAAGGGATTGGGGTTGGGCGCCGGAGTACGTTGAAGCGATGTATTTAATGCTGCAACAGGAGCAACCCGATGATTACGTCATTGCCACGGGAGAAAGTTCAAAACTGGAGGATTTTGTCGCCACAGCTTTTGCTACTGTTGGCTTAAATTGGCAAGATCATGTAGTTTCCGATCAAAGTTTATTAAGACCAACAGATTTAGCCATTAGTCGCGGCAATCCCAACAAAGCTAAGGAAAAATTAGGTTGGCAAGCACAATACAAAATGACTGATATTGTCCGCATGATGGTAGAAAAAAATCAGTAA
- a CDS encoding glycosyltransferase family 2 protein produces the protein MAPKIAGIICTHNRDHYLAGAIDSLLGQTCPDCEILVVDNASTDKTRQVAESRLGDGRLKYVYEPILGLSTARNRGAKETRAPILAYLDDDAIASTQWLQILLNAYENNEKLAVAGGKVTLIWPQGYSQPNWLSDELAGGLGAFDLGDNVVYISQANLTPRGVNYSIRRDFLEKIGGFDPNLGRIGKKLLSNEELYTTELALAQGWQVGYFPAALVEHNVAPERINRQWFMRRSWWQGISEHYREEVAGRTGLAQFRRGGERLVRGLVKYVKFINDPAKSFDNLLYAYGQIGYLSEAAKAMLNPQK, from the coding sequence ATGGCTCCTAAAATAGCAGGGATTATCTGTACCCACAACCGCGATCACTACCTAGCAGGAGCGATCGATAGTCTTTTAGGGCAAACCTGCCCAGATTGTGAGATTTTAGTGGTTGATAACGCATCTACCGATAAAACCCGTCAAGTGGCCGAGTCGCGTCTGGGAGATGGGCGGCTAAAATACGTTTACGAACCTATTTTAGGGCTATCTACCGCCAGAAATCGCGGGGCGAAGGAAACTAGAGCGCCGATTTTAGCCTATTTGGATGACGATGCGATCGCTAGTACTCAATGGTTGCAAATTCTGTTAAATGCCTACGAAAATAACGAAAAACTGGCAGTAGCGGGGGGAAAAGTCACTCTTATTTGGCCGCAAGGCTACAGTCAACCCAATTGGTTATCCGATGAGTTAGCAGGGGGTTTAGGGGCTTTCGATTTGGGCGACAATGTGGTATACATTAGCCAGGCGAATTTAACTCCGCGAGGGGTTAATTACTCGATTCGGCGAGATTTTTTGGAGAAAATTGGCGGTTTTGACCCTAATTTGGGAAGAATTGGCAAAAAACTTCTCTCTAATGAGGAATTATACACTACAGAACTGGCACTCGCCCAGGGATGGCAAGTAGGCTATTTTCCCGCAGCATTGGTGGAACACAATGTTGCCCCGGAAAGAATCAATCGTCAATGGTTTATGCGTCGTAGTTGGTGGCAAGGCATCAGCGAACACTACCGGGAAGAAGTGGCAGGAAGGACGGGATTGGCTCAATTTAGGCGAGGAGGTGAGCGTTTGGTGAGAGGATTGGTTAAATATGTCAAATTTATCAATGATCCCGCTAAAAGCTTTGATAATCTTCTCTATGCCTACGGACAAATCGGTTATTTAAGCGAGGCCGCCAAGGCGATGTTAAACCCTCAAAAGTAA
- a CDS encoding mechanosensitive ion channel family protein yields the protein MQKIWRYLGLFCLVLLLTLSPIFMIAAQNNPAKQGQETPLETLGEVFPVMLDNQELFTIRQGIGSFSAQERAKSITTRIEKIADDDALSPEDLTIKIDPEDKNPSIILGDTVIATITSKDAKLHSVSQEVLAERALAKIKAAIVRYRQERQPDNLLKDATLTVSATLATVLIFWVIIFISSRVFPQIQRLITSLVPGVVFQNFEIISSQTIGICCLRVLQFIRTLIILTILYFYLTFVLRLFPWTRKFGDGFLQYFFSALEVISQEIAKYLPNIFIILLIVFITHYLLRAIKPFFTGLERENLVIHGFYPDWAKPTYNLLSLLIIALAIVIAFPYLPGFNSPAFQGVSVFLGVLFSLGSTSAIANVVGGIILIYTRSFQLGDKISIGDVIGDVIEKGLLVTRIRTPANRIITIPNSSLLNTNVINFSVSQREFKQPLILQTTVTLGYDLPWRKVHTTLKEAALATKFIVSEPAPFVLQTSLDDFYVSYQLNAYTDHPSKMVYIYSELHQNIQDKCNEVGIEIMSPHYKALRDGNHSTIPENYLPEDYQSPAFGIQSNPQK from the coding sequence ATGCAAAAAATCTGGCGTTACCTAGGGCTGTTTTGTTTAGTTTTGTTACTGACTTTATCCCCTATCTTCATGATAGCAGCCCAGAATAATCCTGCTAAACAGGGACAGGAAACACCCCTGGAAACTTTGGGAGAAGTTTTTCCCGTCATGCTTGATAATCAAGAACTTTTTACGATTCGGCAGGGAATAGGTTCTTTTTCAGCGCAAGAAAGAGCGAAATCGATTACAACCAGAATTGAAAAAATTGCCGATGACGATGCTCTTTCTCCTGAAGATTTAACCATAAAAATCGATCCTGAAGACAAAAACCCCTCGATTATTTTGGGAGATACGGTTATTGCTACTATTACTTCTAAAGATGCCAAATTACACTCAGTAAGTCAAGAAGTATTGGCCGAACGAGCTTTAGCAAAGATTAAAGCGGCCATTGTCCGTTATCGTCAAGAACGTCAACCGGATAACCTCTTAAAAGATGCAACTTTGACGGTAAGTGCTACCTTGGCCACGGTCTTAATTTTCTGGGTAATAATTTTTATATCTTCGCGGGTTTTTCCCCAGATTCAGAGATTAATCACCTCCCTAGTTCCTGGGGTCGTATTCCAAAATTTTGAGATTATTAGTTCCCAGACAATAGGAATTTGTTGCCTGAGAGTTTTGCAATTTATCCGAACTCTAATTATTTTAACTATTCTCTATTTTTATTTAACTTTTGTCCTTCGTCTTTTTCCCTGGACTAGAAAATTTGGTGATGGTTTTCTGCAATACTTTTTTAGTGCTTTGGAAGTTATTTCCCAAGAGATAGCAAAATATTTACCCAATATTTTTATTATACTGCTAATTGTTTTTATAACTCACTATCTGTTGAGAGCAATTAAACCATTTTTCACTGGATTGGAAAGAGAAAATTTAGTAATCCATGGTTTCTATCCCGATTGGGCAAAACCAACCTATAATTTACTGTCACTGCTGATAATTGCCTTAGCTATAGTCATCGCTTTTCCCTATCTACCCGGATTTAATTCTCCTGCTTTTCAGGGGGTGTCGGTATTTTTAGGGGTGCTATTTTCCTTGGGTTCCACCTCTGCTATCGCTAACGTGGTAGGAGGAATTATCCTCATCTATACCCGCTCTTTTCAACTAGGAGATAAAATTTCTATTGGTGATGTTATTGGAGATGTGATTGAAAAAGGATTATTAGTCACCCGTATTCGCACACCAGCTAATAGAATTATCACGATTCCTAATTCATCGCTGTTAAACACCAATGTGATTAACTTTAGTGTCTCCCAAAGGGAATTCAAACAGCCTTTAATTTTGCAAACCACAGTCACTCTCGGTTATGATTTACCTTGGCGTAAGGTTCACACAACCCTGAAAGAAGCAGCCTTAGCAACCAAATTTATTGTCTCAGAACCTGCTCCTTTTGTCTTGCAAACCAGTCTCGATGATTTTTATGTCAGCTATCAGCTAAATGCCTACACCGATCATCCTAGCAAAATGGTGTATATTTATTCTGAATTGCATCAAAATATTCAGGATAAATGTAACGAAGTCGGTATCGAAATTATGTCTCCTCACTACAAGGCTCTCCGGGATGGCAATCACAGCACTATTCCTGAAAATTATCTGCCGGAAGATTATCAAAGTCCTGCTTTTGGTATTCAGTCAAATCCTCAGAAGTAA
- a CDS encoding saccharopine dehydrogenase family protein has product MEKTVLILGGTGRIGQSVALDIINHTAAKIIVTGRKEKAIKLLPRMQFLALDLEEIDKLRQAIKKSDLVIHCAGPFHYRDGRVVKICIEEKVNYIDVSDHRSFYQKLIPYRELAIKAGITAVVNTGIFPGISNSIVREGVEQLDRVETICLNYAVAGSGGAGLTVMQTTFLGLKKPFLAWIEGQWQEIKPYTAREVIDFPAPLGKTGVYWFDMPETYTFAESFQVQNVITKFGSIPDFYNHLTWITAHIFPDAWVESSRGIEFFSQVSYRMTEVTDKFSGIGVAMLAKVAGWQGQQKAVYQATMLHENTAQAAGWGTGSVAELILAAKLQKAGIYPVEQVLSTELFHATMKKRGIKLDRSCAIVA; this is encoded by the coding sequence ATGGAAAAAACTGTTTTAATTTTAGGTGGCACTGGTCGCATTGGTCAAAGTGTCGCCCTAGATATTATTAATCATACTGCAGCTAAAATTATTGTCACTGGACGGAAGGAAAAAGCGATTAAATTACTGCCAAGAATGCAGTTTTTGGCTTTAGATTTAGAAGAAATAGACAAGCTTAGACAGGCAATTAAAAAGAGTGATTTAGTTATTCATTGTGCCGGTCCCTTTCATTATCGCGATGGCAGGGTAGTAAAAATTTGCATCGAAGAAAAAGTCAATTATATTGATGTTAGTGATCATCGTTCTTTTTATCAAAAGTTAATTCCCTATCGAGAATTAGCGATAAAAGCGGGAATAACTGCCGTGGTTAATACGGGAATTTTCCCCGGTATTTCTAATAGTATAGTGCGAGAGGGAGTGGAACAGTTAGATAGGGTAGAAACGATCTGTTTAAATTATGCCGTAGCTGGTTCAGGAGGTGCGGGATTAACCGTGATGCAGACTACTTTTCTCGGCTTAAAAAAGCCTTTTTTAGCTTGGATTGAGGGACAATGGCAAGAGATTAAACCCTATACTGCTAGAGAAGTAATTGACTTTCCCGCTCCTTTAGGTAAAACTGGTGTTTATTGGTTTGATATGCCAGAAACCTATACTTTTGCTGAATCTTTTCAAGTGCAAAATGTGATTACAAAATTTGGTTCTATTCCCGATTTTTATAATCATTTAACTTGGATTACTGCCCATATTTTTCCCGATGCTTGGGTAGAAAGTTCTCGGGGAATCGAGTTTTTTTCCCAAGTTAGTTATCGCATGACAGAAGTAACCGATAAATTTTCGGGAATTGGGGTAGCAATGTTAGCAAAAGTGGCCGGATGGCAAGGGCAGCAAAAAGCAGTTTATCAAGCAACTATGCTTCACGAGAATACTGCTCAAGCAGCGGGTTGGGGAACTGGCAGCGTGGCAGAATTAATCTTAGCGGCAAAACTCCAAAAAGCCGGGATTTATCCGGTGGAACAGGTGTTATCCACAGAACTATTCCATGCTACGATGAAAAAAAGAGGTATTAAACTCGATCGCTCCTGTGCAATTGTGGCTTAG
- a CDS encoding sensor histidine kinase: MLKGSLPKLSDIFPPTDHQDRETFTPNAFYPNLSEWLKRSQLKAESEWFAAIAALENILLQNQNNAAAGRGLILSGPTALVRESKALTGFEFGVFTVKALKHLQWPGFQLPSQEKSAADVSPTEIHELPLLPTDPIANERFCLVFSESFALLLVLGEDQWGLSSFQFSFDPVLTQQAWQQLRQRLVNLRYPQIGTLEAIIEANGSPSPDYRLVSQFSRQLLQNLPNQPNLDLKKTKSPINAEITPPKEDNSNLESGCDLELLRALTHEIRTPLTTIRTITRLLLKRAKVTEDVQKYLETIDLECSEQIQRMELIFRAAELGINPLGDKPIQLIPIALEKVFQDSIPRWQKQAKRRNVNLEVNVPKKLPSVISDPNLLDQMLNGVVEKCTRSMASGGLLQVHISTAGNQLKMQFQTQVKSPNLTLKALGKVLMFQPETGSLSLNMKVTKNLFQALGGKLIVREKPEEGEILTIFLPLGRIK; encoded by the coding sequence ATGTTAAAGGGGTCTTTACCGAAATTAAGCGATATTTTCCCGCCGACTGACCATCAGGACCGGGAAACTTTCACCCCCAATGCTTTTTATCCTAATTTATCGGAATGGCTCAAGCGCTCGCAACTGAAAGCGGAAAGTGAATGGTTCGCAGCGATCGCCGCTTTAGAAAATATCTTATTACAAAACCAAAATAATGCTGCCGCCGGTCGGGGTTTAATTCTCTCCGGTCCGACGGCTTTAGTTAGAGAAAGCAAGGCTTTAACGGGTTTTGAATTTGGTGTTTTTACTGTTAAAGCTTTAAAACATTTACAATGGCCGGGTTTTCAATTGCCTTCTCAGGAAAAATCCGCCGCCGATGTTTCCCCGACGGAGATTCATGAATTGCCTCTCTTGCCAACGGATCCGATTGCTAATGAAAGATTTTGTCTGGTTTTTAGCGAAAGTTTCGCTCTTTTGCTGGTTTTAGGCGAGGATCAGTGGGGTTTGTCCTCTTTTCAATTTTCCTTTGATCCCGTCCTCACCCAGCAAGCCTGGCAGCAGTTGCGGCAACGATTAGTTAATCTGCGTTATCCGCAAATCGGGACTTTAGAGGCAATTATCGAGGCTAATGGCAGTCCCTCGCCGGATTATCGTCTAGTTAGCCAATTTAGTCGCCAATTACTGCAAAATTTACCCAACCAGCCTAATTTAGACCTGAAAAAAACGAAATCGCCTATCAATGCCGAAATCACTCCGCCAAAGGAAGATAATTCTAATTTAGAATCGGGTTGTGATTTGGAATTATTGCGCGCTTTAACCCACGAAATTCGCACCCCTTTAACCACCATTCGCACCATTACCCGATTATTATTAAAACGGGCAAAAGTAACGGAAGATGTGCAGAAATATTTAGAAACAATCGATTTAGAATGTAGTGAACAAATTCAGCGCATGGAATTAATTTTCCGAGCCGCAGAATTGGGTATTAATCCTCTGGGGGATAAACCGATTCAATTAATTCCAATTGCTCTAGAAAAAGTCTTTCAAGATAGTATTCCCCGGTGGCAAAAACAAGCTAAACGGCGCAATGTCAATTTAGAAGTTAATGTACCGAAAAAATTGCCTTCGGTAATTAGTGACCCGAATTTATTGGATCAAATGTTAAATGGAGTCGTGGAAAAATGTACTCGCAGTATGGCTAGTGGTGGCCTGTTGCAAGTACATATATCAACGGCAGGAAATCAATTAAAAATGCAGTTCCAAACTCAGGTAAAATCGCCTAATCTTACCCTCAAAGCTTTGGGAAAAGTCCTAATGTTTCAACCAGAAACCGGTAGTTTAAGTCTGAATATGAAGGTGACTAAAAACCTTTTTCAAGCTTTGGGAGGTAAATTGATTGTGCGTGAAAAACCCGAAGAAGGTGAGATTTTAACTATTTTCTTGCCCCTCGGACGCATTAAATAA